One window from the genome of bacterium encodes:
- a CDS encoding LCP family protein has protein sequence AWAALHHVVVRHVGPTTTALQNNAPDPELASLKGEGELRVNILLLGVGDANHAGAGLSDTMMVASIDTKAKTVAMLGIPRDLYVPIPGYGYDKINAAHAYGGPELSKKVVGTVLDVPIHYYARLDFTGFKKIVDTMGGVTIDVPNDLYDSEYPCDRDPRYVCGFSVRAGVQTMNGATALRYVRCRKGNCGDDFGRSMRQEQVLVALRERALAASTLTNPMKLAAMIDTLGAHTQTDLQTEELQNLATILHDVKSDDIVTKVIDIDTTQLVHTANIGGASVVVPKLGSGKFADIQAFAHKLFADHYIVQEQARVIVRDASGRGSGETVRTLLESYNYAVKQVQVVPAQSELAVRLLDASNGAKPFTRKYLENRFLISAVPDSATSADADIIVEIGGSYGTTNQTSR, from the coding sequence AGCGTGGGCAGCTCTGCACCATGTTGTCGTTCGACATGTGGGGCCAACAACCACAGCCTTGCAGAACAACGCACCAGACCCAGAGCTTGCTTCATTGAAGGGTGAGGGAGAACTGAGAGTAAACATTTTGCTCTTGGGGGTAGGTGATGCGAATCATGCTGGAGCCGGGCTTTCCGATACGATGATGGTCGCAAGTATAGATACTAAGGCTAAGACTGTAGCCATGCTGGGTATCCCACGTGATCTGTATGTGCCAATTCCTGGGTATGGGTACGATAAAATCAATGCCGCACACGCCTATGGTGGCCCAGAACTATCGAAGAAGGTAGTTGGCACGGTGCTGGACGTACCAATTCATTATTATGCCCGCCTAGACTTCACGGGCTTCAAAAAAATTGTCGATACTATGGGTGGCGTCACGATTGATGTACCCAATGATTTGTATGATAGTGAATATCCGTGTGATCGAGATCCGCGCTATGTCTGCGGGTTTTCGGTCAGAGCTGGCGTACAAACCATGAACGGCGCCACAGCACTGAGGTACGTGCGCTGCCGCAAAGGTAACTGCGGCGATGACTTCGGGCGTTCTATGCGCCAAGAACAGGTGCTGGTTGCATTGCGCGAGCGGGCGTTAGCGGCGTCGACGCTTACGAACCCAATGAAGCTGGCAGCGATGATTGATACGCTAGGTGCACATACGCAGACTGACCTGCAGACTGAGGAGCTGCAGAATCTGGCTACCATCCTACATGATGTGAAGTCGGATGATATTGTGACAAAAGTCATAGATATTGATACAACACAACTTGTACACACTGCGAATATCGGTGGCGCTAGTGTTGTGGTGCCAAAGCTAGGATCAGGTAAATTTGCTGACATTCAGGCATTTGCACACAAGTTGTTTGCAGATCACTACATAGTTCAGGAACAGGCTCGAGTGATTGTGCGAGATGCTTCAGGCCGGGGGAGTGGCGAGACAGTCCGGACATTACTTGAAAGCTATAATTACGCGGTCAAGCAGGTGCAAGTCGTGCCTGCGCAGTCTGAGCTGGCAGTGCGTTTGCTTGATGCGTCAAACGGAGCCAAGCCATTTACGCGTAAATATCTCGAAAATCGCTTCCTAATATCCGCCGTACCCGATAGCGCGACGAGTGCGGATGCTGATATCATAGTAGAAATCGGGGGGTCCTATGGGACGACGAATCAAACGAGTCGGTAA